In the genome of Bradysia coprophila strain Holo2 unplaced genomic scaffold, BU_Bcop_v1 contig_232, whole genome shotgun sequence, one region contains:
- the LOC119076789 gene encoding probable tyrosine-protein phosphatase F54C8.4, which produces MTTPVHGFNQSIQGIKIEQQLELKTEECKNFDGKITATATIKIEPTNEPKVEKGEETDDDESSYQLKTKYADEMTAGAMNLRSEDVVDNIVVIKRWLNCVPFKAVVEGTPFVPFKMPFSGSAVQPCPSEKRFRIVDLMKAFPNIGLIIDLSNYRRTYRVSDLMPFGVQYVNIPVQFERQNSLPTVQQVDQFDRTCSTYSKMHPGKLIGVHDQLGNRATAYMICKVQERAGLTTQLAMKRFQVARGSVIYVSMAGVMNGSREAWIPKNEFKPDMKRVGANSNERTPKNRKSNKRRKADKRKANKRKAQLTAKC; this is translated from the coding sequence ATGACTACGCCGGTACATGGATTTAACCAATCCATACAAGGAATAAAAATCGAACAGCAGCTTGAATTGAAGACCGAAGAATGTAAAAATTTCGACGGCAAAATAACTGCGACGGCAACCATCAAAATTGAGCCAACGAACGAACCGAAAGTGGAAAAAGGTGAAGAAACTGACGATGATGAGTCTAGCTATCAATTAAAGACTAAATATGCTGACGAAATGACTGCTGGAGCAATGAATTTGAGATCGGAAGATGTTGTGGACAATATCGTGGTAATAAAACGTTGGTTGAATTGTGTGCCATTTAAAGCAGTGGTCGAAGGAACACCATTCGTTCCGTTCAAAATGCCATTCTCTGGATCTGCAGTGCAGCCTTGTCCCAGCGAAAAACGCTTCCGTATTGTCGATCTTATGAAGGCGTTCCCGAATATCGGTCTTATCATAGATCTGTCGAATTATCGTCGAACATATCGCGTTTCCGATCTGATGCCATTCGGCGTTCAATATGTGAACATTCCTGTGCAATTCGAACGTCAGAATTCTCTTCCAACGGTTCAGCAAGTGGATCAATTCGATCGGACATGTTCGACTTATTCAAAAATGCATCCGGGTAAACTTATCGGTGTACACGATCAGTTGGGCAACAGAGCAACCGCCTATATGATCTGTAAAGTGCAGGAACGGGCTGGATTAACTACACAACTGGCAATGAAACGTTTTCAAGTAGCTCGGGGCTCCGTAATTTATGTGTCTATGGCTGGTGTTATGAACGGTAGCCGTGAGGCATGGATTCCGAAAAATGAGTTCAAGCCGGATATGAAACGTGTCGGTGCTAATAGTAACGAGAGAAcgccgaaaaaccgaaaatcgaACAAACGACGAAAAGCCGACAAACGTAAAGCGAACAAGCGAAAAGCTCAATTAACAGCAAAATGCTAA